The Thalassoroseus pseudoceratinae genome has a segment encoding these proteins:
- a CDS encoding SDR family oxidoreductase — MATDAYVNQLFGLDGLNAVVIGGTGVLGGGFADTLAAAGAHVFVVGRSEERGEQAVKRIEAAGGSAEFYAADSTKQEDLEGLVQLLKDRGQELHILINGAGTNSATPFLEIDDEEWERIMNINLRGVRLSCQVFGKFMLDSKTNGSIINIASLSGITALSRVYTYSASKAAVINLTQNLAREWATQGVRVNAMSPGFFPAEQNRKVLTPDRVADIMKHTPANRFGDPDELAGALLLLASPKAGSFITGANIVVDGGFTAMTI; from the coding sequence ATGGCAACTGATGCATATGTTAATCAACTGTTCGGTTTGGATGGCCTCAATGCGGTCGTGATTGGCGGGACTGGCGTCCTGGGGGGCGGTTTTGCCGACACCCTGGCCGCCGCGGGAGCGCATGTGTTCGTCGTCGGTCGCAGCGAAGAGCGGGGCGAACAAGCCGTCAAGCGAATTGAAGCCGCTGGTGGAAGTGCCGAATTTTACGCCGCCGATTCCACAAAACAAGAAGACCTCGAAGGTCTCGTGCAACTCTTGAAAGATCGTGGCCAGGAACTGCACATTTTGATCAATGGTGCTGGCACGAATTCCGCGACGCCTTTCCTCGAAATCGACGACGAGGAATGGGAACGCATTATGAACATCAATTTGCGTGGTGTTCGGTTGTCGTGCCAAGTCTTCGGAAAATTCATGTTGGACTCGAAAACCAACGGATCAATCATCAATATCGCTTCGTTGTCGGGGATTACCGCGCTTTCACGGGTTTACACGTATTCCGCGTCGAAAGCGGCTGTGATTAACCTCACGCAGAATTTGGCCCGCGAATGGGCCACGCAGGGGGTGCGAGTCAACGCGATGTCCCCCGGGTTCTTCCCAGCCGAACAGAATCGCAAGGTTCTCACGCCAGATCGTGTGGCGGATATCATGAAGCACACGCCGGCCAACCGATTTGGCGATCCAGACGAATTGGCCGGGGCGTTGCTGCTGCTGGCATCTCCGAAGGCGGGAAGTTTCATCACCGGAGCCAACATTGTTGTCGACGGCGGTTTCACGGCTATGACAATTTGA
- the leuC gene encoding 3-isopropylmalate dehydratase large subunit, translating to MTDSRNLFNKVWDNHTVRELPSGQTQLFIGRHLIHEVTSPQAFEMLRERNLSVLHPELTFATVDHIVPTDNQLRPFADALAEQMMSQIEINCREFGVELFDLKGDRQGIVHVVGPELGLTQPGLTLVCGDSHTSTHGAFGSIALGIGTSQVAYVLSTQTLALQRPKVRQIKVTGELQPGVFAKDVALHIIRVLGVKGGIGYAYEYSGEVFDRMTMEERMTVCNMSIEGGARCGYVNPDETTIEYLRGRPYSPTGEEFDRAAEWWLSLASGPDAEFDDVVEIDGSQIEPTVTWGINPGQSVGVKEKLPTLDSFEAEERGGASEAFTFMDLHEGEPIQGTSIDVAFIGSCTNGRISDLREAAEVARGRHVAEGVRALVVPGSKKVLEQAKQEGLDQIFIEAGFDWRDAGCSMCLAMNPDKLVGREICASSSNRNFKGRQGSPTGRTLLMSPAMVAAAAVNGHVVDVRELLEPAAV from the coding sequence ATGACTGACTCACGCAACCTGTTCAACAAAGTTTGGGACAACCACACCGTTCGCGAATTGCCGTCCGGGCAAACCCAATTGTTCATCGGTCGCCATTTGATTCACGAAGTGACCAGCCCGCAAGCGTTCGAGATGCTCCGCGAGCGGAACCTGTCCGTGTTGCATCCGGAACTCACCTTTGCCACCGTTGACCACATCGTTCCCACCGACAACCAACTTCGTCCGTTCGCTGACGCGTTAGCCGAACAGATGATGTCGCAAATTGAAATCAACTGCCGGGAATTCGGTGTGGAGTTGTTCGATCTGAAAGGGGATCGACAAGGAATTGTGCACGTCGTTGGTCCGGAACTCGGACTGACGCAACCTGGGCTCACATTGGTGTGCGGAGACAGCCACACCAGCACGCACGGTGCCTTCGGCAGCATTGCATTGGGAATCGGCACCAGTCAAGTCGCCTATGTGCTTTCCACACAAACACTTGCATTGCAACGCCCGAAGGTCCGACAGATCAAAGTCACGGGGGAACTTCAACCCGGTGTGTTCGCGAAAGATGTGGCGTTGCACATCATCCGTGTACTTGGGGTTAAGGGTGGGATCGGTTATGCCTATGAGTACAGCGGCGAAGTGTTTGACCGCATGACGATGGAAGAACGCATGACCGTGTGCAACATGAGCATCGAAGGCGGTGCCCGTTGCGGTTACGTCAATCCCGATGAAACCACCATCGAGTATTTACGGGGACGACCGTACTCGCCGACCGGTGAAGAATTCGATCGAGCCGCCGAGTGGTGGCTGAGTTTGGCTTCCGGTCCGGATGCGGAATTCGACGATGTGGTGGAAATCGACGGTTCGCAGATCGAACCCACCGTCACTTGGGGCATCAACCCCGGTCAATCGGTTGGCGTGAAGGAAAAACTGCCAACGTTGGACTCCTTTGAAGCCGAAGAACGCGGCGGCGCGTCCGAGGCATTCACCTTCATGGATCTCCATGAAGGGGAACCGATCCAGGGAACGTCGATCGACGTGGCCTTCATTGGTTCTTGCACCAACGGTCGTATTTCCGACTTGCGGGAAGCTGCCGAAGTCGCTCGTGGTCGGCATGTTGCTGAAGGCGTTCGAGCACTCGTGGTGCCCGGGTCGAAGAAAGTCCTCGAGCAAGCCAAACAAGAAGGGCTGGATCAAATCTTCATCGAAGCCGGCTTCGATTGGCGAGATGCGGGTTGTTCAATGTGTTTGGCGATGAACCCCGACAAACTCGTCGGTCGCGAAATTTGTGCCTCTTCCAGTAACCGCAACTTCAAAGGCCGACAAGGAAGCCCTACCGGTCGCACACTTCTCATGAGCCCCGCGATGGTCGCCGCGGCCGCCGTCAACGGTCACGTCGTCGACGTGCGAGAACTCCTGGAACCAGCCGCGGTGTAG
- a CDS encoding 3-isopropylmalate dehydratase small subunit, protein MAKIEQVRGQGIPLLIDDIDTDRIIPARYLRCVTFDGLGEHAFKDDREQDKEHPFDHPHFQESTILISGRNFGCGSSREHAPQALMRWGVEAVIAESYAEIFFGNCTSLGIPAVCLERADLETLTSMVQQTPTLPITIDLVAKRVSCGDAEFPLTMAESARSALTSGEYDFLSQLLEGKAEIEKTAGQLPYLNHFQTA, encoded by the coding sequence ATGGCTAAAATCGAACAAGTTCGCGGGCAGGGCATTCCGTTGTTGATCGACGATATCGACACGGACCGCATCATTCCCGCTCGGTATTTGCGATGCGTGACGTTTGATGGTCTCGGCGAACATGCGTTCAAAGATGATCGCGAGCAAGATAAAGAACACCCATTCGACCATCCGCATTTTCAAGAGTCGACCATTCTGATTTCTGGTCGGAATTTCGGATGCGGGTCGTCGCGAGAACACGCACCGCAAGCGTTGATGCGATGGGGTGTCGAAGCGGTGATCGCCGAATCGTATGCGGAAATTTTCTTCGGCAATTGCACGTCGCTCGGTATTCCGGCCGTCTGTCTGGAACGGGCGGACCTGGAAACGTTGACATCCATGGTCCAACAAACGCCAACGCTGCCCATCACGATCGACTTAGTGGCGAAACGCGTCTCATGCGGTGACGCCGAATTTCCGCTGACCATGGCCGAAAGTGCCCGCTCCGCGTTGACCAGTGGCGAATACGATTTCCTTTCGCAACTCCTCGAAGGAAAAGCAGAAATCGAAAAAACCGCCGGACAATTGCCTTATCTGAACCATTTCCAGACGGCATAG
- a CDS encoding FAD:protein FMN transferase: protein MTDSAPNRRDFLAGRAARDELRRHGEKIADDLHTDSPESPEPSAGSTIRVAATAMACEFAVLLNSDDGKPHARSTAEAWAASDVLDLVHQLEDQMTVYRDDSELAEINRNAPTQAVRVESNLFRLLCQARDISHETEHAFDPTSGPCIALWRTCRQENRLPTEPEIQSCLERSGIDKIQFDESGETVRYLNANVELNLGGIGKGYALDVVAEELTEQGFESFLVSGGHSSLIARGEHNGHPGWPVGIRNPMFPTERLATILLCDGALSTSGSGVQHFRHEGKRYGHIIDPRTGWPVDELVSVTVLAPTAAEADALSTAFFVLGLEKTQAYCDNRPDVGAWLIPSPRRGRALRPVRCNLPDELLFLNPTGSVTDSE, encoded by the coding sequence ATGACGGACTCGGCCCCGAATCGCAGAGATTTTCTTGCCGGTCGAGCGGCTCGTGATGAGTTGCGTCGGCACGGCGAGAAAATTGCGGACGATCTGCACACGGATTCGCCGGAAAGTCCGGAACCCAGTGCCGGTTCGACGATTCGTGTGGCTGCCACTGCGATGGCGTGCGAGTTCGCGGTGTTGCTGAATTCGGACGATGGCAAACCCCACGCGAGATCAACAGCGGAAGCCTGGGCTGCTTCGGATGTTCTGGATTTGGTCCATCAGCTCGAAGACCAGATGACCGTCTATCGCGATGACAGCGAATTGGCGGAGATCAACCGCAACGCTCCTACTCAGGCAGTGCGGGTCGAATCAAATTTGTTTCGGCTACTGTGCCAAGCCCGTGACATCTCCCACGAAACGGAACACGCCTTCGATCCGACTTCCGGACCGTGCATCGCGTTGTGGCGGACGTGTCGACAAGAGAACCGTCTGCCGACCGAGCCGGAGATCCAATCTTGTCTGGAACGCTCTGGGATCGACAAAATTCAATTCGACGAATCTGGTGAAACCGTTCGGTATTTGAACGCGAATGTCGAGTTGAATCTTGGCGGCATCGGGAAGGGTTATGCTCTGGATGTCGTGGCGGAAGAACTCACGGAGCAAGGGTTCGAGAGTTTTTTGGTCTCGGGTGGTCACAGTAGTTTGATCGCACGCGGAGAGCACAACGGACACCCAGGTTGGCCGGTTGGCATACGCAACCCCATGTTTCCGACGGAACGATTGGCCACGATTCTGCTGTGTGACGGAGCCCTATCGACCAGTGGATCGGGCGTGCAACACTTTCGCCATGAAGGCAAACGCTACGGTCATATCATCGATCCGCGGACCGGTTGGCCGGTGGATGAACTGGTCTCGGTGACGGTTCTCGCACCCACTGCGGCCGAAGCGGATGCACTTTCCACCGCTTTTTTCGTCTTAGGACTCGAAAAAACCCAAGCATATTGTGATAATCGACCTGACGTCGGTGCTTGGCTGATTCCGTCACCCCGCCGGGGACGCGCACTCAGACCGGTTCGCTGCAATCTCCCGGATGAGTTGCTTTTCCTGAACCCGACCGGGTCCGTGACCGATTCCGAGTAA
- a CDS encoding DoxX family protein, whose protein sequence is MSRDLKRISIIAGFFLVTLRLCIGWQFLYEGLWKYRTQETATPWTASGYLSNAIGPFRDVFRDMADDPDGLNWLNYNKMAKRWESWKEDFASHYKLNDDQRKELDQLLHGSDDFSVELNDWPVELKGNDPKYFIYRPNLDGGGRLAIIKGQEPVPARFDNLRKYITEKAAPEYHEAVDKLQRMYENDAYLEQLETLLKEDPEWTGVVKDAEGNILEERVGKVELYRTKLAAYEEELAAADQDFEHEHLKKKWSEVQDLKKELIPPVKALDTDLKVAAIGLLSEEQRAMPKMPPQRSQIHTIDMLTIWALIVLGILLISGFFTRIAALLGAGMVLSFYLVAPPWPGVPAPLGPEHSFVVNKNLIEVVALLALTFLPTGTWFGVDGIFYRLFHRNDAKAENS, encoded by the coding sequence GTGTCCCGCGATTTGAAGCGCATTTCGATCATTGCTGGTTTCTTTCTGGTGACACTGCGACTGTGCATCGGCTGGCAATTTCTCTACGAGGGTTTGTGGAAATATCGGACCCAAGAAACTGCAACCCCTTGGACAGCATCAGGTTATCTCTCAAACGCCATCGGCCCGTTTCGGGATGTTTTCCGTGACATGGCCGACGATCCCGATGGCTTGAATTGGCTCAACTACAACAAGATGGCCAAGCGGTGGGAGTCCTGGAAAGAAGACTTCGCCAGCCATTACAAGCTCAACGACGATCAACGGAAAGAATTGGATCAATTGCTGCATGGGTCGGATGACTTCTCCGTTGAACTCAACGATTGGCCCGTCGAACTCAAAGGCAACGATCCGAAGTATTTCATCTATCGCCCCAATTTGGATGGCGGTGGACGCTTGGCGATCATCAAAGGGCAGGAACCAGTTCCAGCACGGTTCGACAACCTCCGGAAGTACATCACGGAGAAAGCCGCTCCGGAATACCACGAGGCCGTTGATAAACTCCAACGGATGTACGAGAACGACGCTTACCTCGAACAACTCGAAACGCTGTTGAAGGAAGACCCGGAATGGACCGGTGTCGTCAAAGACGCCGAAGGAAACATTCTGGAAGAGCGTGTCGGCAAGGTCGAACTCTACCGCACGAAGTTGGCCGCCTATGAGGAAGAACTCGCCGCTGCGGATCAGGACTTCGAACACGAACACCTCAAAAAGAAGTGGAGTGAAGTTCAGGATCTGAAGAAAGAACTGATTCCCCCCGTCAAAGCATTGGATACGGACTTGAAGGTCGCAGCCATTGGCTTGTTGTCGGAAGAACAACGTGCGATGCCGAAAATGCCTCCGCAGCGTAGCCAGATTCACACGATCGACATGCTCACAATTTGGGCCTTGATCGTGTTGGGAATCCTGCTGATTTCCGGCTTCTTCACCCGAATTGCCGCCTTGCTCGGCGCGGGAATGGTTCTATCATTCTATTTGGTGGCCCCACCATGGCCCGGAGTGCCGGCACCACTCGGTCCGGAACACTCTTTTGTCGTCAACAAGAACTTGATCGAAGTCGTCGCCTTGCTTGCATTGACGTTCCTGCCCACGGGAACGTGGTTCGGTGTCGACGGGATTTTCTATCGGCTGTTCCATCGAAACGATGCGAAAGCTGAAAACTCGTAA
- a CDS encoding Gfo/Idh/MocA family protein gives MPLTPEQKQIGQDNFHEASGWTRRQFGKGVAAGAVAAGATFAGYQELSGNPVKVAWIGTGDEGSVLLNEHPTAHMDIVAIADLRPSNRERAFTGDGNDHRRGLNKILGEKTASKIKKNGHVYNTHKELLKAVADGNLELEAVVIAVPLVAHAPIAIDCLNAGLHVLTEKLMAHNIGECKEMIKVARKNNKLLAVGHQRHYNVLYDNANDLVQNGLLGTIKHIRALWHRNNSFPNRDSWQKKTGGTAKAFYSDMEALQKSKIDLKEFGFQDFEHLGNWRLYNETGGGLMAELGSHQLDACSIFLGKVKPIAVLGYGGKNYYGVSWEDDNGNRAGLGPKDKWDDKREIDDHVYTIFEFPGPNYEHNKDDIVVVTYSSLNTNSFEPYGEHVYGSRATLIMEQEQKVMLYKEGAGYEKRLQVVKDKAGQAAIDTSESLAPSSAAAVSASEIGEKVSRGYTEEMEHFCWAIRNLGPTYYPDGKPVPKSEKGLRCPDVQGMADAIMALTSNLAMKYRQRIEFKPEWFDPDNPATPEEDVKKMFG, from the coding sequence ATGCCGCTGACTCCTGAACAGAAACAAATTGGTCAAGACAATTTCCACGAAGCCAGCGGATGGACCCGGCGACAATTCGGCAAAGGTGTGGCAGCGGGTGCAGTTGCTGCAGGAGCAACCTTCGCCGGCTATCAAGAACTCTCCGGTAATCCGGTGAAGGTCGCGTGGATCGGAACTGGTGACGAGGGCAGCGTGCTGCTCAACGAGCACCCAACCGCTCATATGGACATTGTCGCCATCGCCGACCTCCGTCCCAGCAATCGCGAACGGGCATTCACCGGTGACGGCAACGATCACCGACGCGGTCTGAACAAGATTCTTGGGGAGAAAACCGCCTCGAAAATCAAGAAAAACGGCCACGTCTACAATACCCACAAGGAATTGCTCAAAGCCGTTGCCGATGGCAATCTTGAGCTCGAAGCCGTTGTCATTGCGGTACCGTTGGTCGCTCACGCACCAATCGCCATTGACTGTCTCAACGCCGGTCTCCACGTGCTGACCGAAAAGCTGATGGCTCACAACATCGGTGAATGTAAGGAGATGATCAAAGTCGCCCGCAAGAACAACAAGCTTCTCGCGGTCGGTCACCAGCGACACTACAACGTGCTTTACGACAACGCCAATGATCTCGTGCAGAATGGATTGCTCGGGACAATCAAGCACATTCGGGCGTTGTGGCATCGCAACAATAGTTTCCCCAATCGTGACAGCTGGCAGAAGAAAACCGGTGGAACCGCCAAGGCGTTCTATAGTGACATGGAAGCCTTGCAGAAGTCAAAAATCGACCTCAAAGAGTTCGGTTTCCAAGACTTCGAGCACCTCGGCAACTGGCGATTGTACAACGAAACCGGCGGAGGTCTCATGGCGGAGTTGGGTAGTCACCAACTCGATGCATGCAGCATTTTCCTTGGTAAAGTCAAACCGATTGCTGTCCTTGGTTATGGTGGCAAGAACTACTACGGTGTGTCCTGGGAAGACGATAACGGCAATCGAGCCGGACTCGGCCCAAAAGACAAGTGGGACGATAAACGTGAAATCGACGATCATGTTTACACAATCTTCGAGTTTCCCGGGCCGAATTACGAGCACAACAAAGACGACATCGTCGTTGTGACGTATTCGTCGCTCAATACGAACTCCTTCGAACCATATGGTGAGCACGTTTACGGCAGTCGTGCGACTCTCATCATGGAGCAAGAACAGAAAGTCATGCTCTACAAAGAGGGAGCTGGGTACGAAAAACGACTGCAGGTCGTCAAAGACAAAGCCGGCCAAGCGGCCATCGACACCAGCGAAAGTCTCGCACCGTCGAGTGCGGCCGCGGTTTCGGCCAGTGAAATCGGCGAGAAAGTCAGCCGAGGCTACACCGAAGAAATGGAACACTTCTGCTGGGCCATTCGCAACCTCGGTCCGACCTATTACCCTGATGGCAAACCTGTGCCGAAATCGGAGAAAGGTCTGCGGTGTCCCGACGTGCAAGGTATGGCCGACGCCATCATGGCACTGACTTCGAATCTCGCCATGAAATATCGGCAACGTATCGAGTTCAAACCGGAATGGTTCGATCCCGATAACCCCGCCACGCCGGAAGAAGACGTCAAGAAGATGTTCGGCTAA
- the typA gene encoding translational GTPase TypA — protein sequence MRRDELRNIAIIAHVDHGKTTLVDSLLRQSGQFRDAQLAGDCILDSNDQERERGITILAKNIALTYKGVKINIIDTPGHADFGGEVERVLKMADGVLVLVDSYEGPRPQTRFVVQKALECGLKPLVVVNKIDRPDARPDDALSETFDLFVELGADDEALDFPYIFASGRDGYASHDPADRDGTIEPLLDLVLEHVPGPDVSPDGPLQFMVTTLEWSEYVGRIATGRITSGQVKKGQKVVVIRKDGKHESATIDAVEAFDKLGRAEVDSAQAGDVVALVGLPDPEIGDTVACPVQPTALERLAVDEPTLSMLFTVNSSPLAGRDGKFVTSRHLRARLMKELEHNVALRVQETEDKDSFLVSGRGVLHLSVLIEQMRREQYELSVGKPEVIRKEIDGKMHEPFEELVIDVPAEDVGPVMELVGNRRGQVKEMTAGTTGMTHLEFSIPARGLIGLRTRLLNATRGQAIIHHRFESYRPIEGEVPRRKNGVLISQVNGQAVGYAIWKLQERADMFVGPGEDVYEGMIVGENSRENDLVVNPIREKKLTNVRSSGADDAILLKPPRQMTLEAALEYIEDDEFVEVTPAVIRTRKIHLTETDRKRHARK from the coding sequence ATGCGACGCGACGAACTCCGAAATATTGCGATCATCGCCCACGTTGATCACGGCAAAACCACCTTGGTCGATTCCTTGTTGCGGCAAAGCGGACAGTTCCGAGATGCCCAACTTGCGGGCGACTGCATTCTGGACTCGAACGACCAGGAACGCGAACGCGGCATTACGATTCTGGCCAAGAACATTGCCCTCACGTACAAGGGCGTGAAGATCAATATCATCGACACCCCAGGCCACGCGGACTTCGGCGGCGAAGTCGAACGGGTGCTGAAGATGGCCGACGGCGTGTTGGTGCTTGTGGATTCGTACGAAGGCCCGCGTCCGCAAACCCGATTTGTGGTGCAGAAAGCGTTGGAATGTGGACTCAAACCGTTAGTGGTGGTCAACAAGATCGACCGTCCCGACGCCCGCCCTGATGATGCGTTGTCTGAGACGTTTGATTTGTTTGTCGAACTCGGTGCCGACGATGAAGCCCTCGACTTCCCTTACATCTTCGCCAGTGGTCGGGATGGCTACGCCTCTCATGATCCGGCAGATCGCGACGGGACCATTGAACCGCTGTTGGATTTGGTGCTGGAACACGTCCCTGGTCCAGATGTCTCTCCTGACGGCCCGCTGCAATTCATGGTCACAACTTTGGAATGGTCCGAGTACGTCGGTCGAATCGCGACCGGTCGCATCACGTCTGGTCAAGTCAAAAAGGGACAGAAGGTCGTCGTCATTCGCAAAGACGGCAAGCACGAGTCGGCTACAATCGACGCCGTCGAGGCATTCGACAAACTTGGCCGAGCCGAAGTCGATTCAGCCCAAGCCGGCGATGTCGTGGCTTTGGTTGGTCTGCCGGACCCGGAAATCGGTGACACCGTTGCCTGTCCGGTTCAACCAACAGCTCTCGAGCGGCTTGCCGTCGACGAACCAACGCTCTCGATGCTGTTTACGGTAAACTCGTCACCACTCGCCGGTCGTGATGGCAAGTTCGTCACCAGCCGTCACCTGCGAGCGCGGTTGATGAAGGAACTCGAACACAACGTCGCCTTGCGGGTTCAAGAAACGGAAGACAAAGATTCCTTCTTGGTCTCCGGGCGGGGAGTGTTGCACCTTTCCGTGTTAATTGAACAGATGCGGCGGGAACAGTATGAACTTTCCGTTGGCAAACCGGAGGTGATCCGCAAGGAAATCGACGGGAAAATGCACGAGCCATTTGAAGAACTCGTGATTGATGTTCCTGCCGAGGATGTCGGCCCGGTCATGGAACTCGTCGGCAATCGACGTGGGCAGGTCAAAGAAATGACAGCCGGAACGACCGGGATGACACACCTGGAGTTCTCAATTCCCGCCCGTGGGTTGATCGGTCTGCGAACACGGTTGCTCAATGCGACCCGTGGGCAAGCCATCATTCACCACCGCTTCGAGAGCTACCGTCCCATCGAAGGCGAAGTGCCGCGACGGAAAAATGGTGTGCTGATTTCGCAAGTCAACGGGCAAGCGGTTGGGTATGCGATTTGGAAGTTGCAGGAACGGGCGGATATGTTTGTCGGTCCGGGTGAAGATGTTTACGAAGGTATGATCGTCGGGGAAAACTCTCGGGAAAACGATTTGGTCGTGAATCCGATTCGGGAAAAGAAACTGACGAACGTCCGCTCGTCCGGAGCCGACGATGCGATTCTGCTCAAACCGCCGCGACAGATGACGCTTGAGGCGGCTCTCGAATACATCGAAGACGATGAGTTCGTAGAAGTTACGCCCGCCGTCATCCGGACACGGAAGATTCACCTCACCGAAACCGATCGAAAACGCCACGCGCGGAAGTAA
- a CDS encoding MgtC/SapB family protein, translating into MLEPTTDIGNVLLRLAASILLAAVYGWEREYRDKPAGLKTHMLLALGSAALTIIAVQFPLTQHQEQPGIEFDPFRLIQGILTGIGFLGAGTIIQSNGDVEGLTTAATLWMVTAIGVACGLGYLTIAAMTTGLGLAVLIAVKSFERRLFSDQDSDES; encoded by the coding sequence ATGCTGGAGCCGACGACTGATATCGGCAATGTTCTCCTGCGATTGGCCGCTTCGATTCTGCTGGCCGCCGTATATGGTTGGGAACGGGAATACCGCGATAAACCCGCCGGACTGAAAACTCACATGCTCTTGGCATTGGGGTCAGCGGCCTTGACGATCATTGCGGTCCAATTCCCCTTGACCCAACACCAAGAGCAACCCGGTATCGAATTCGATCCGTTTCGATTGATTCAAGGCATTTTGACTGGCATCGGGTTTCTCGGTGCGGGGACGATCATCCAATCGAATGGCGATGTGGAAGGACTCACGACCGCCGCCACGTTATGGATGGTGACGGCGATTGGAGTAGCCTGTGGCTTGGGGTATCTCACGATCGCTGCGATGACAACGGGCTTGGGTTTGGCGGTGTTGATTGCGGTGAAGTCGTTTGAACGCCGACTCTTTTCGGATCAAGACTCCGACGAGTCTTAA
- a CDS encoding metallophosphoesterase family protein: MKRAIISDIHGNLEGLEAVLAHIKEQNCDSIYCLGDIVGYGPNPRECIDRVMDCQMTLLGNHDQGALFDPEGFNAGAERAIFWTRKMLESGDARGNRKRWDFLGELPRMHRENDLLFVHGSARNPLNEYVFPEDIYNQRKMERIFGLVAKYCFQGHTHIPGVFTEDYNFLPPEEIEMTYRTTGEKALVNVGSVGQPRNGDNRSSYVILEDGEDDCDYVIRFQRVPYDFEKTAAKIYDIPDLDNFLGDRLRDGR, translated from the coding sequence TTGAAACGAGCGATCATTAGCGACATTCACGGCAACCTGGAAGGGTTGGAAGCCGTCCTCGCGCACATCAAAGAGCAGAATTGCGATTCGATCTATTGCCTCGGCGACATTGTCGGGTACGGTCCGAATCCTCGCGAGTGCATTGATCGTGTGATGGATTGCCAAATGACGTTGCTGGGCAATCACGATCAAGGAGCGCTGTTCGACCCCGAAGGCTTCAACGCCGGGGCGGAGCGGGCCATTTTCTGGACCCGCAAGATGCTCGAAAGCGGTGACGCCCGTGGAAACCGGAAACGCTGGGATTTTCTTGGCGAACTTCCACGTATGCACCGCGAGAACGACCTGCTGTTCGTCCACGGTTCCGCGCGAAACCCGCTCAATGAGTACGTGTTCCCAGAGGACATTTACAACCAACGGAAAATGGAACGCATTTTCGGCCTGGTTGCTAAGTACTGTTTTCAGGGGCATACGCACATTCCGGGTGTCTTTACGGAGGACTATAATTTCCTCCCGCCTGAAGAAATCGAAATGACTTACCGCACCACCGGCGAAAAGGCTTTGGTGAATGTCGGTTCGGTTGGCCAACCGCGGAACGGAGACAACCGTTCGTCTTACGTGATCTTGGAAGATGGCGAAGATGATTGCGATTACGTCATCCGCTTCCAACGCGTGCCATACGATTTCGAAAAGACCGCCGCAAAAATCTACGATATCCCGGATCTTGATAACTTCCTCGGCGACCGTCTTCGTGATGGACGCTAG